Part of the Halodesulfurarchaeum formicicum genome is shown below.
ACCGAGGAGACGGGCTACGTGGCCGAGGCGCTTACCGCACTCGACAGCTTCGAGCCGGCGACCGGCATCACCGACGCCGTCTTCCATTTCTTCGTTGCGACGGGCTGTGAGCCCACGGGAACACAGGACCTCGACGAAAACGAGAGCATCCGGGTGACGACGAGCACGCTCGGCGCGCTTCTGGAGCGAGTGCTGTCCGGGGACCTCCGGGACGGACGGACCGCCCTCGGGCTCCTGCGATACGTGGCCGAGCAGGAAGACCAGGTGACGGTCGCGCCGCCCACAACAGAACGGGTTTGACCGCGCGGGGCCAATGGCGGGCAATGACTGCGCCCTTCGAGATCCGGCAGCAGGACGCGGCCGGCCGGATCGGCGAGCTAGCGGTCCCCCGCGCCGACCGGACCGTCGAAACCCCGGCACTGTTGCCAGTGGTCAATCCCCACTATCGCACCATCGACCCTGACCGGCTTTCGGCGTTCGGGGTGCAGATGCTCATCACGAACTCCTACATCATCTACCAGGACGAGGACCTCCGCGAGCGGGCTCGATCCGAGGGGCTCCACGAACTGATCGGCTTCGACGGGCCGATCATGACTGATTCGGGCTCCTTCCAGCTCGCGGAGTACGGGGACATCTCGGTGACGACCGAAGAGATCCTCGAGTTCCAGGCCGAGATGGGCTCTGACATCGCGACCCCGGTGGACATCCCGACCCACCCGGACGCCGACCGGGAGACCGTCGAATCGGACCTGGCGGAGACCGAACGCCGGCTCGCGATCGCGGAGTCGGTGGACACCGGCGACATGCTCGTCACGGCCCCGGTCCAGGGCGGAACGTTCCCCGACCTCCGCGAGCAGGCCGGGGCGAACGCGGCGGCGACAGATCTCGACGTGTTCCCGGTCGGGGCGGTCGTCCCCCTCCTGAACAACTACCGCTACGCGGAAGCGGTCGACCTGCTCGCCGCGGCGAAACGCGGCCTCGGCCCGTCCAGGCCGGTCCACCTCTTCGGGGCCGGGCACCCGATGACCTTCGCGTTGATGGTCGCGATGGGCGCGGACCTCTTTGATTCGGCCGCCTACGCCCTGTTCGCCCGGGACGAGCGATACCTCACCGTCCGCGGGACGAAGCATCTCGAAGACATCGAGGAGTTTTCCTGTACCTGTCCGGTCTGTGCCGAGCACGACCCGGCTACGCTCCGGGACGCCGACGAGACGACCCGGACCCGGCTGCTGGCCGAACACAACCTCCACGTCTCGATGGCCGAGATGCGGCGGATCCGGGAGGCGATCCGTGAGGGGTCGCTGCTCGAACTGGTCGAATCCCGAGCCCACGCCCACCCGAGCCTGCTTGATGGCTATCGCACCCTGCTCGATCACGTCGAGCAACTGGAGCGGGCCGACCGGGCGAGCAAGTCGACTTTCTTCTACCTCTCGGAGGACAGCGCCCGCCGCCCGGAGGTCAGGCGCCATCACGACCGGCTGGGCCGCCTGGACGCCGAGGGCCCACTCTTGCTCACTGAAGGACAATCCGACGACGGCTACGAGGATTCCTGGCGGATCAAGCCACCGTTCGGCCCGGTCCCGCCGGCACTCTCGACGACGTACCCGTTGACGGCGGAGGTGCCCGAGCGCATGGACGATTCGGGGTACGTGGCCGCGGCTCGCGGCGTCAAACGGCTCGTCGAGGCCAATCCCGAGACCAAATTTGTGGTCGCACAGTTCGACTGGCCCCGCGAAGCGATCGAAACCCTGCCGGCCCGCGTGACGGTCGAAGATCTGGGGTCGGGGATGGGAAGATAGTTCCCGACCGGGGCCCCAGAGGCGGACATGACCGAGTACTTCGAGGTCCTCGACCGGGACGGGCCCGCCCGACGGGGCGAGCTTCGGCTGACGGAGCCCCGGGCGACCCCTGGCCTGGTCGGCGACACGCTGGCCGACGCCGGGAGTCTCTGGGCGGCGGATCGAACTGTCCCCGAGGGAGACCCGGCGAAACTCACGGTGCTCCCCCACCGGGCGTTCCCCGCCGGCACGCCGGCGGACCTGCAGTCCGCCATGGACGTTCCCGCCCCCGAAATCGACGGCCCGAGTGCCGCCGTCGTCTCGCCCGAGACCGTCGCGGACCTCGGTACTGACGCCTACGTACTCTCCGCCCCCGGCCAACTCGTGGGCCACGCGCGAGCGCTCGTGGAGACGCTTCTCGACGTGCGACGGACGATTCCCGACGACGCTGCCCTCGTGGTGTCGGGGATCGCCACGCCGGCGAACGTGGGACTGTTGGCCTACGCTGGGGTGGATCTCGTGGACGACCATCGGGCGGTCCTGGCGGGGACCGAGGGTCGCTATCTCGATTCGACGGGCGAGACGTTCCTGGAGGATCGCGCGGAACTCGGCTGTGCCTGTCCGGCCTGTCAGGGCCCGCGTGCGGAGTTTACCCGAGCGGACTGTGTCGACCACAACGTCGCAGCGCTTCGGGCCGAACTGCGGCGAGTTCGCGAGCGGATCCGAGCCGGGACGCTTCGTGAGTACCTCGAAGGCCAGGTCAGACACGAGCCCTGGCTGACCGCGGCGCTCCGGCGACTCGACCAGGAGGGAACCTACCTCCGCGAGCGGACCCCGCTCTTTCGGGGCAGCGAACTCCTCGCGACGACCGAGGACTCGCTGTTCCGGCCCGCGGTGGCCCAGTTCGCCGATCGAGTGGCCGAGCGGTACACGAACCGCTTTTCGGACGTGCCGCTGTTGCTCGTCCCCTGTTCGGCCGGCAAGCCCTACAGCGACTCCAAGAGCCACCGGCGATTCCAGGAGGCCGCTCGCTATCGCGCCCACAAGGTCTCGCTGACTTCGCCACTCGGGGTCGTCCCGCAGGAACTCGAACTGACCTACCCGGCCCAGCACTACGACGCCGCCGTCACCGGATCCTGGAGCGAGACCGAGATCCAGGTCGTCGCCGACCGGCTACGGACGTATCTGGAGCGGACCGACTACCCGCGGATCGTCGCTCACGTCCCCGAGGACGGCTACCGGGAGATCGTCGAACGGGCCACGTCGGGGATGGACCTGCCGGTCACCGACACCGTTTCGGGCCACCCCACCGACGGCGACTCGCTTTCCGCACTGGGTGAGGCCCTGGAGGGTGAGCGGACGATCCGCGTCGAGGAGAAGGAACGGGCGACCCTGCGGGCGATCGCCGACTACCAGTTCGGAGCCGGCGCGGGCGAGGAGCTATTCGATGAACTGACACTCCAGGGGCGCTACCCCCGGCTCCAGGCACTCGATTCCGATGGCGACCAGCTGGCGGCCCTGGTGCCCCAGTATGGCACCCTCGCGCTCACGCTCGCCGGCGCACACGCCTGGGCCGAGAGTTCGATCGAGACAAAGCACGTCGAGATCGACGCGTTCCAGCCCCACGGCAGCATCCTCGCGCCGGGGATCCGCACGGCCGAGTCCTCGATTCAGGTGGGCGAAGAGGTGCTCTTCGAGGGCCCCCAGGCCTTCGGAATCGGCCGGGCGACGATGCACGGAACCGCGATGGAACGGAGTACGCGAGGCGAAGCCGTCGACGTGCGACACACCGAGCCGATCGACTGACTCGATATGGATACCTTTTCGGTCGTTGGATTCCTCGGTTGAGTCATGGCGATCAATCTCGGCTACCTCGGTCTCGCGGCGCTCGGCTGGGTGGTGCTCCTGGCGAGTCTGTACTTCGTCATGAACGTCCGCCCCTGGCACTATCCGGTCCGGTACGTCGAGTTCGACTTCGGCGTGCGGGAGGCGACCGAAAAACTGCTCAGTCGCGGCCCCTCGGGCAAGCAGCGCGGCCCCGAGGAGCAGGAGGCCGAGGAGGCAGAGACGTTCTGGCAGCGCGTGAAGATGGGCCTGTACACCTACCCCGTCCGACCGTCGAAGCTTCACTGAACTGATTTTCGTCGGGCGATGATCGGCCCGGGCGTCAATCGCCCCCGACGCGGCCCTTTTGTGCCTGGGGGACCCATCCGTGGGCATGGAAGACATTTCACTCGGTGTCCCTCGCCAGATCCTCGAGTCGCTTCCCGAATCCGAAGACGACGCGGCCGCGGACATGCAGTCGGCCGTCGCGGCCTGGGAGAACCGCCTCAACCGATTCATCGAGGAGGCCACCACCGACCAGGAGGCCGCCAGCCGGGTCGTCGACGTCCTCGAACGCTTCGAGGACCGCCAGGAGGAGTACGACGAGTTCGTCGCCGAACTGCGTGCCTGGGGCCAATCTCCGATCTATGCCATCGGCTGGCGGAACCTCTATGCCGACCTGATCGCCCAGATCCACGAGCACGAGGAGATTTCCGCGCTCATCGATCGGGAGCGAAACGCCCGCCTGGTCGAGGACGGCATCCGCCTGGAGGACACCGAGTAGCATGGAACTCGAAATCCGGCTCTTTGCCACGTTCCGGGAGGCCGTCGGGCAGAAGACCATCACCCGGACGTTCGAAGCGCCGGTCACGGTGGGTGCGGTTCTTAAGTCCCTGGAAGCCGAGTTCCCGGACCTCGAAGGCGAAATCCTCGACGAAGACGGGCTCCAGCCACAGCTCAACGTGCTCAAGAACGGGCGGGAGATCTCCTATCTCGACGGCCTGGAAGAGGGCCTGGAGGAGGGCGACCGGCTCTCGGTCTTCCCGCCGGTGGCGGGTGGCTAGATGCGCGTCGAGCGGACGTTCCGGGGCATCACCCCCGATCTGGTCCGCATCTACCTCGAATCGGTCGGGGCCGAGACAGTCGAAGACGAGCGGGCGACTGGACCTGGGTGGGAGGCTGAGTTCGCCGCCGAGAAGATCGCGATTGGCCCCTCGATCGAGTTGACCGAGATAACGATCACCTTCGAGGGCGAGGAAGCCGTGCTCGAAGACGTCGTCGAGACGTTCGCTCGAAAGGCGGTTCGGTCCGGCGGGTGAACCGCCACCGCTAACCGAGCAGCGGTTCTGGGACCAGGCATGAGCCATCCCCACCTCGATGTCCTCTTCGAGGACGAGTTCTCCCGGTTCGTGGCCGACCGACTTACTCCATCAATCGTCGTGAACGCCTATCGTGACCGTATCAATCTGGGGATCCGGTCGGCCGATGAGTCCGTCGACGTGTTCGTCGGCGGCCTCTCGCCCAGTGACGCACGGTCAATCGCGGCCGCCCTGACCGAGGCCGCGGATGCTGTCGAGCGCGGTGCCCAGGACGAGACGGGGGCGACCTGGACCGCCCTCGAAGCCGATTCGAAAGGCTAGTCCCAGCCGTCGATGGGCTCCTCGACGTAGTGATCGTTCGCGGGGAACTCTCCGTTTTGTACCTCCTCGCGGAAGCCCTCGACGCCTTTCTCCATCTCTGATTGCACGTCGGCGTACTGCTTGGCGAAGGGCGGGACCCAGTCGCCCACACCCAGCACGTCGGTGATGATCAGGCCCTGGCCGCTCACGTGCGGGCCGGCCCCGATTCCGATCGTCGGGATCGAGAGGGCCTCGTCGATGTGTTTGGCGACGTTCGCCGGAATGTGTTCGAGCAGGAGCGCGAACGCGCCGGCTTCCTCGTGGGCTTTCGCGAGTTCCAGGATCTCCTCGGCCTCCTCCGCGTCGGTCGCCCGACGGGTCAGATCGCCGGTCTCGTTGACACTCTGGGGGTTCAAGCCGAGGTGGGCCATCACGGGGATGCCGTTTTGCACCAGTCGCTCGGTCAGTTCGATAGTGTGGGGGCCGCTCTCGTGTTTGATCGCCTGTGCGCCGGCCTCCTTTATCATCCGCCCGGCCGTCTCGATGGCCTCGTCGGGGTCGGCCCCGTAGCTCATGAAGGGCATGTCAGCGATTACCAGCGACTCGTCGGTCGCCCGGGTGACCGCGCCGGTGTGGCTCAGGATCTCCTCGACGGTCACGGGAAGGGTCGAATCGTACCCGAGCATCGTGTTGCCGACGCTGTCGCCGACGAGGATGATGTCGATACCGGCCGCCTCGAGTGCAGCGGCAGTCGGTGCGTCATACGCCGTCAGAAAGGTCAGCGGGTCGTCGTCCGCGTCGTGGGAACGAATGTCAGCGACGGTGGGCATGTTTCCCACCAATCAATGCGCTCTCTTAAGGCCCCTGTCTTCGGTCGACTGGGCGTGGTTAGTCGTCGGCGGAGGCCGCACCGCCGACGCCAGTCCCGGGTCCGACTTCGATTCCGAGTTCGTCGAGTTTCTCCTCGGGCACGACGCCGTCTTCCCAGCCACGGACGTCGTAGTACTCGTCTTTGAGGAGGTCCATCTCGACCAGTTCGCCCTCGGCGGCCCCGGAGCCGGGGATGGCGTCTTCGGAACCCTCGATGAAGCGACTCGGGAGGGTATCGTCCTCGCCGTCGAAGCCGTTGAGGTTGTTGTAGTAGCGTTCGAGCGTGTAGATGCGCTCGCCGGCCTCGTTGAGTTCCTCCTCGGTGAGGTCCCGGCCGGTCATGCCGTTGTACTGCTTGGTGTACTCCTCGATGCCCTCGGCGAAGGCGCTGAACTTGCAGATGTCAAAGGAGTCAGAGACCGCATGCAGGTCCTGGAAGACCGTCAGAAGTTCGCCCTTGCCCTCGGCCTCGATGGGGTCGACCTGCTCGGGGATGCCCAGGACCTCCGCAGCCGGCGTGTACCCGCGAAGGTGACACGCCCCGCGGTTCGAGGTCGCATAGCCGATGGCCATGCCCTTCATGCCACGCGGGTCGTAGGCCGGGATGGTCTGGTTCTTGACATCGAGCCGGGTGTCATGGGCATCCAGACGTTCGGCGGCCCCGGCCGCGCCCTCGGCGAGTGCGTCGGCGAAGTCGTCCTCGCGACGACCGATCCGCTCGATCAGGCCGATCATCTGGTCGGCGTCGCCCCAGTCGATGGTGTCCTCGACGTAGCCCTTCTCGTCCATCTCCATGGCCATGGCCATCATGTTCCCGGTCTCGATGGCGTCGATGCCCATCTTGTTACACCGGTCGATCATGACCGCCAACTTCTCCACGTCGTCGTTCATGGAGTTCGGGCCGAAGGTAAAGGCCGGCTCGTACTCCAGGGACTCCATCCGCACACTGATGTCCTCGCCGTCGACGGTGGTCTCGACCTCGACTTCCTTCTTGCAGGCGACCGGGCAGGAGTGACAGGTCGGCTCGTCGACCAGAATGTTCTCCCGGACGTACTCCCCGGAGACGTCCTCGGCCTCCATATTGGGCTCTTCGGGGTCGTCCTCGCGCTCGGCACGGGTCGAGGTGTACTTCCCGTTCCGGGTCGGCAGGGCGTCGATTTCCTCGGTGAGGTTCATCAGGACGTTCGTCCCGTACACCGAGAGGCCGCCCTCGTTGGGCGCCGTGACATCGGATCCACGGACCGCGTCCATGGCCTGACCGGTGCCGTCCGCGAAGGCCTCGGGGTTGGCCGGATCCAGCATGTCCGTTTTGGACTTGACCATGACCGCCTTGAGGTTCTTCGATCCCATGACACAACCCGTGCCACCGCGACCGCTCGCACGGTCGTCCTCATTGATGATGCAGGCGTATTTCACGCCCTCTTCGCCGGCCGGGCCGATGCCCATGTAGCTCAGGTTCTTGCCGTACTCGCCCTCGACTTCCTCCTCCAGGACCTCCCGGGCCTCGTGGGTGGTCATGCCCCAGACGTGGGAGGCATCACGGAGTTCGACCTCACCGTCCTCGACGACGGCGTAGACCGGTTCGTCGGCCGAACCCTCGAAGACGAGGCCGTCCAGGCCGGCCCACTTGAGCCGGGCCCCACTCCAGCCACCGTGGTGGGAGTCAGTGACGGTGCCCGTCAGCGGGGACTTCGTGACGACGGCGATTCGGCCCGACATGACCGCCCGCGAGCCCGTCAGCGGGCCGGTCATGAAGGTCAGGATGTTCTCCTCGCTTTCGGGGTCTACCGCCGGGCCGTTGTCGAAGACGTATTTGACACCGAGGCCACGAGCCCCGATATACTTCTTCGCGTCCTCGTCCGGGATGCTCTCGTAATCCACCGCCCCGTCTGTCAGGTCGACGCGGGCGACACAGTCGTTAAATCCGCCAAGTTCGGTCATGAGTAACCTCCACTATTCATCCACGGGCGGAGATGGGGTAGTCCTTGCCGTCAGTATGTAACGAATACCCGTTACGGGCCGCGAGCGACGGCACTTTACGCGCCGACGCGTAGAGTGCATCAATGGCCGAATCGCGACCGGAATACGACTACGGGAACCACCTCGACGCGCTCAACCGGGCCACCGGCCGACTTCGGTCCCGGCACGAGGGCGGGGACCCGACCCAACCGACCCGGACCTGGCTCGACGAGGATCTGACACCCGACGGGCTCAGGTCCTCGCTCACGATCATCCTCGACACCGGCGGGTGTCGCTGGGCACGGGCCGGGGGCTGTACGATGTGTGGGTACGTCTCGGAGTCCGAAAACGCCGAGGGCGTCAGCCACGAGGCCCTGCTGGCTCAGATCGAGACCGCCCTGGAGCGTGAAGCCGAACAGGCCGACGGGCCCGCGGACGTGGTGAAACTCTACTCCTCGGGGTCGATCCTGGACGACCGGGAGGTCGGCCCGGAGACACGAGCGGCCATCGCCGAGACCTTCGCCGACCGGGAGCGGATCGTCATCGAGACCCTCCCCGACTTCGTGACCGCGGACCGACTCGAACCGTTCCTCGAAGCCGGGCTGGCGACGGACGTCGCCGTCGGGATCGAGACCGCGAACGACCGGGTCCGCCGGGACGCCGTGAACAAGTACTTCGACTTCGAGGCGGTGGAGGAGGCCGCGGCCGTCGCCCGGGAGGCCGGCGCGGGCGTGAAGGGCTATCTCCTGTTGAAACCGCCCTTCCTCACCGAGTCCGAAGCCATCGAAGACGCCGTCGAATCGATCGAACGGGTCGCAGCGTTCGCCCACACCATCTCGCTCAACCCGACGACCGTGATGGAGGACACGCTCATCGAGGAGCTGTACTACGACGGTGGCTACCGGCCACCCTGGCTCTGGTCAGTCGCGGAAGTCTTGAACCGAACCGCAGACGTCGACGCCATCGTCGTCTCGGACCCGGTCGGCGCGGGCAGCGATCGCGGCCCGCACAACTGCGGGGAGTGTGATGAAACAGTCGAGCGGGCCATCGGGGACTTCAACCGGCGACAGGACCCGGCCGTCTTCGGGGAGGTGTCCTGTGCCTGCGAGCGGACCTGGGAGACCGTCCTCGAACGGGAACAAAGTTACAACATGCCACTCGAGAGGTGATCGACAGGACCTATCGAATTCCAGGAAATAGCAGGAGAACGTACCATTGATTGATTAGGGATGCGGTCGAACAGCATGGCTGCGGCTCACACGCCGCAGGGGAGACAGGTCATGACCGACGTCAGACGAGAGGGATACAGTTGTCCGGACGGCTGGTTCGAAGTCCGTGACGACGCCGGTCCACACTGCTGGATCGCCTGCCGCAATCCGGTCACTGTGGAACGGTAGCCGAGGCAAAGCCCGCAAGAATACCCCGCCCATCGGTCCCGCCGATGTCCGAGAGTGCGGCCCGTTCGGGATGGGGCATGAGGACGGCCACGTTTTCGCGCTCGCCGAGAATGCCAGCGACGTTGTCAGTCGAGCCGTTCGGATTCGCTTCGGCAGTGATTTCGCCGTCGGGGGTCGAGTACCGGAAGAGGATCCGGTC
Proteins encoded:
- the tgtA gene encoding tRNA guanosine(15) transglycosylase TgtA, yielding MTAPFEIRQQDAAGRIGELAVPRADRTVETPALLPVVNPHYRTIDPDRLSAFGVQMLITNSYIIYQDEDLRERARSEGLHELIGFDGPIMTDSGSFQLAEYGDISVTTEEILEFQAEMGSDIATPVDIPTHPDADRETVESDLAETERRLAIAESVDTGDMLVTAPVQGGTFPDLREQAGANAAATDLDVFPVGAVVPLLNNYRYAEAVDLLAAAKRGLGPSRPVHLFGAGHPMTFALMVAMGADLFDSAAYALFARDERYLTVRGTKHLEDIEEFSCTCPVCAEHDPATLRDADETTRTRLLAEHNLHVSMAEMRRIREAIREGSLLELVESRAHAHPSLLDGYRTLLDHVEQLERADRASKSTFFYLSEDSARRPEVRRHHDRLGRLDAEGPLLLTEGQSDDGYEDSWRIKPPFGPVPPALSTTYPLTAEVPERMDDSGYVAAARGVKRLVEANPETKFVVAQFDWPREAIETLPARVTVEDLGSGMGR
- the arcS gene encoding archaeosine synthase subunit alpha — its product is MTEYFEVLDRDGPARRGELRLTEPRATPGLVGDTLADAGSLWAADRTVPEGDPAKLTVLPHRAFPAGTPADLQSAMDVPAPEIDGPSAAVVSPETVADLGTDAYVLSAPGQLVGHARALVETLLDVRRTIPDDAALVVSGIATPANVGLLAYAGVDLVDDHRAVLAGTEGRYLDSTGETFLEDRAELGCACPACQGPRAEFTRADCVDHNVAALRAELRRVRERIRAGTLREYLEGQVRHEPWLTAALRRLDQEGTYLRERTPLFRGSELLATTEDSLFRPAVAQFADRVAERYTNRFSDVPLLLVPCSAGKPYSDSKSHRRFQEAARYRAHKVSLTSPLGVVPQELELTYPAQHYDAAVTGSWSETEIQVVADRLRTYLERTDYPRIVAHVPEDGYREIVERATSGMDLPVTDTVSGHPTDGDSLSALGEALEGERTIRVEEKERATLRAIADYQFGAGAGEELFDELTLQGRYPRLQALDSDGDQLAALVPQYGTLALTLAGAHAWAESSIETKHVEIDAFQPHGSILAPGIRTAESSIQVGEEVLFEGPQAFGIGRATMHGTAMERSTRGEAVDVRHTEPID
- the panB gene encoding 3-methyl-2-oxobutanoate hydroxymethyltransferase → MPTVADIRSHDADDDPLTFLTAYDAPTAAALEAAGIDIILVGDSVGNTMLGYDSTLPVTVEEILSHTGAVTRATDESLVIADMPFMSYGADPDEAIETAGRMIKEAGAQAIKHESGPHTIELTERLVQNGIPVMAHLGLNPQSVNETGDLTRRATDAEEAEEILELAKAHEEAGAFALLLEHIPANVAKHIDEALSIPTIGIGAGPHVSGQGLIITDVLGVGDWVPPFAKQYADVQSEMEKGVEGFREEVQNGEFPANDHYVEEPIDGWD
- a CDS encoding aldehyde ferredoxin oxidoreductase family protein, with the translated sequence MTELGGFNDCVARVDLTDGAVDYESIPDEDAKKYIGARGLGVKYVFDNGPAVDPESEENILTFMTGPLTGSRAVMSGRIAVVTKSPLTGTVTDSHHGGWSGARLKWAGLDGLVFEGSADEPVYAVVEDGEVELRDASHVWGMTTHEAREVLEEEVEGEYGKNLSYMGIGPAGEEGVKYACIINEDDRASGRGGTGCVMGSKNLKAVMVKSKTDMLDPANPEAFADGTGQAMDAVRGSDVTAPNEGGLSVYGTNVLMNLTEEIDALPTRNGKYTSTRAEREDDPEEPNMEAEDVSGEYVRENILVDEPTCHSCPVACKKEVEVETTVDGEDISVRMESLEYEPAFTFGPNSMNDDVEKLAVMIDRCNKMGIDAIETGNMMAMAMEMDEKGYVEDTIDWGDADQMIGLIERIGRREDDFADALAEGAAGAAERLDAHDTRLDVKNQTIPAYDPRGMKGMAIGYATSNRGACHLRGYTPAAEVLGIPEQVDPIEAEGKGELLTVFQDLHAVSDSFDICKFSAFAEGIEEYTKQYNGMTGRDLTEEELNEAGERIYTLERYYNNLNGFDGEDDTLPSRFIEGSEDAIPGSGAAEGELVEMDLLKDEYYDVRGWEDGVVPEEKLDELGIEVGPGTGVGGAASADD
- a CDS encoding ubiquitin-like small modifier protein 1 yields the protein MELEIRLFATFREAVGQKTITRTFEAPVTVGAVLKSLEAEFPDLEGEILDEDGLQPQLNVLKNGREISYLDGLEEGLEEGDRLSVFPPVAGG
- a CDS encoding archaeosine biosynthesis radical SAM protein RaSEA — its product is MAESRPEYDYGNHLDALNRATGRLRSRHEGGDPTQPTRTWLDEDLTPDGLRSSLTIILDTGGCRWARAGGCTMCGYVSESENAEGVSHEALLAQIETALEREAEQADGPADVVKLYSSGSILDDREVGPETRAAIAETFADRERIVIETLPDFVTADRLEPFLEAGLATDVAVGIETANDRVRRDAVNKYFDFEAVEEAAAVAREAGAGVKGYLLLKPPFLTESEAIEDAVESIERVAAFAHTISLNPTTVMEDTLIEELYYDGGYRPPWLWSVAEVLNRTADVDAIVVSDPVGAGSDRGPHNCGECDETVERAIGDFNRRQDPAVFGEVSCACERTWETVLEREQSYNMPLER